A genomic region of Trifolium pratense cultivar HEN17-A07 linkage group LG3, ARS_RC_1.1, whole genome shotgun sequence contains the following coding sequences:
- the LOC123917477 gene encoding G2/mitotic-specific cyclin-2-like, which produces MSMLCDLSDYDDELYKFYHNEETQNSCCYKLDSRMRKSVIDWLIQIHYEQKLTSETLYLCVNVLDRFLSKSNYEVATKDKLKLLGLASLMLASKYEQRGAVGVYDIEYLAEYSYFPEEICAMEKHILQQLDWILTVPTPYVFLVRNIRACLVSDQDKIMENMACFFSELSLTQYSIVCHYKPSEIAASAVYCARIIVGRYPFWSNELKICTGYSVEKLLCCVKAMMELCNDTCKEGTMEVFKKFSSLHQSRVSCVVQETLEEAFLS; this is translated from the coding sequence ATGAGTATGCTTTGTGATTTGAGTGATTATGATGATGAGCTCTACAAATTCTACCATAATGAAGAGACTCAAAACTCATGTTGCTACAAGTTAGATTCTCGAATGAGAAAGAGCGTAATAGATTGGTTGATACAGATACATTATGAACAAAAACTCACGTCGGAGACTCTTTACCTCTGCGTCAACGTTCTTGACCGTTTTCTTTCCAAATCCAATTATGAAGTTGCAACAAAAGATAAACTTAAGCTTCTTGGTTTGGCGTCGTTGATGTTAGCGTCTAAATATGAACAAAGAGGGGCAGTTGGAGTTTATGATATTGAATACTTGGCTGAGTATTCTTATTTTCCTGAGGAAATATGTGCAATGGAAAAACATATCCTGCAACAACTTGATTGGATTTTAACAGTTCCGACACCTTATGTTTTTCTTGTTAGAAACATAAGGGCGTGCCTTGTATCAGATCAAGATAAGATCATGGAGAATATGGCGTGTTTCTTCTCTGAGCTCAGCTTGACACAGTATTCTATCGTATGTCACTATAAACCTTCTGAGATTGCAGCTTCTGCGGTGTATTGTGCGAGAATTATTGTTGGAAGATACCCTTTTTGGAGCAACGAATTGAAGATATGTACAGGGTATTCTGTAGAGAAATTATTGTGTTGTGTCAAAGCTATGATGGAATTGTGCAATGATACTTGTAAAGAAGGAACCATGGaagtttttaaaaagttttcaaGCTTACATCAATCTAGGGTTTCCTGTGTTGTTCAGGAAACTCTGGAAGAAGCTTTTTTATCTTAG
- the LOC123917467 gene encoding pentatricopeptide repeat-containing protein At5g61400-like, which translates to MWKLLRRKNIPITSTFSSHSFSSNSFKNTITILQILTNLKNNNNNNIKKATSLTKQYIQNSNKPNNTCFSLFHALNSNLTTTPHAFEVLILALCQLSLMDEAIWVFNNLNPNLPTLRACNTLLHSLVRNSRFDSMWEVYNNMVSRGFSPTAITYGILLNCCCNQGDFSNARKVFDEMLQRRIEANVVVYTILIRVFCNEGEMVEAERFFKLMRENGVDPNLYTYVTLIDGYCKMGNVKRVFEIYSDMLWNGLHPDVVTFANLVDVLCKVGDLKTARSCFVYMDKFGVFPNLYVYNCLIDGYCKAGDLVEALQLRVEMERNGVSGDVFTCSILVKGLCDFGRFEEAKDLMEEMGKTGVFANVVTCNVVIDGYCKMGDMEKAIEVCSQLTERKIEPNAITFSTLIDGFCKKGNIKAAMGLYTEMVIKGLVPDVVTYTALIDGHCKVGNNKEAFELHKEMLDAGLTPNALTVTCLIDGLLKDGRTYRAIKLFLEKTGVGCPGSKMDHSRLCSPNDVMYAALIQGLCKYGHVFKASKFFAEMRGSGFKPDMGLYVIMLEAHFRSKHMIDVMMLHADMLKMGVMRNSSIYRVLSRGYKENGDLKPAQMCFEHLMDYDIQYHES; encoded by the coding sequence ATGTGGAAACTCCTCCGTCGCAAAAACATTCCCATCACTTCCACTTTCTCGTCACATTCTTTCTCTTCAAACTCTTTCAAAAACACAATCACCATTCTCCAAATCTTAACAAAcctcaaaaacaacaacaacaacaacatcaaaaaaGCTACATCACTCACAAAACAATACATCCAAAACTCAAACAAACCAAACAACACATGTTTTTCCCTCTTCCACGCGCTCAATTCCAACCTCACTACCACGCCCCATGCATTCGAAGTTCTCATTCTCGCACTCTGCCAATTATCACTCATGGACGAAGCTATTTGGGTTTTCAATAACCTAAATCCTAATTTACCTACTTTACGCGCCTGCAACACGCTTCTTCATTCGTTAGTAAGAAATTCAAGGTTTGATTCCATGTGGGAGGTCTATAATAACATGGTGTCACGCGGGTTTTCGCCTACTGCAATCACATATGGAATTTTATTGAACTGTTGTTGTAATCAGGGTGATTTTAGTAATGCCCGCaaggtgtttgatgaaatgttGCAAAGAAGAATTGAAGCTAATGTGGTGGTTTACACTATTCTTATTCGTGTTTTTTGTAATGAGGGTGAAATGGTAGAAGCTGAGAGGTTTTTTAAGTTGATGAGGGAAAATGGGGTTGATCCGAATTTGTATACTTATGTTACTCTCATTGATGGGTATTGCAAAATGGGTAATGTTAAACGTGTTTTTGAAATTTATAGTGATATGCTATGGAATGGCTTGCATCCTGATGTTGTGACATTTGCAAATTTGGTTGATGTTTTGTGTAAGGTGGGTGATTTGAAGACTGCGCGAAGCTGCTTTGTTTATATGGATAAATTTGGTGTTTTTCCTAATTTGTATGTTTATAATTGTTTGATTGATGGTTATTGTAAGGCGGGGGATTTGGTTGAAGCATTGCAATTGCGAGTTGAAATGGAACGGAATGGAGTTTCCGGTGATGTTTTTACGTGCAGTATTCTTGTTAAGGGTTTATGTGACTTTGGTAGGTTTGAGGAAGCTAAGGATTTGATGGAGGAGATGGGAAAAACAGGGGTTTTTGCTAATGTTGTGACTTGCAATGTGGTTATTGATGGATACTGCAAAATGGGTGATATGGAGAAGGCTATCGAGGTGTGTTCACAATTGACCGAAAGGAAGATAGAACCCAATGCGATCACTTTTTCTACATTGATTGATGGGTTTTGCAAGAAAGGGAACATAAAAGCTGCTATGGGGTTATATACAGAAATGGTTATCAAAGGTCTTGTGCCTGATGTGGTGACTTACACAGCTTTAATCGATGGCCATTGCAAGGTTGGGAACAACAAAGAGGCTTTTGAACTGCATAAGGAGATGCTGGATGCGGGACTAACGCCGAATGCATTGACAGTTACTTGTTTGATTGATGGCCTTTTGAAAGATGGAAGGACTTACCGTGCAATCAAACTTTTCTTGGAGAAAACTGGAGTTGGTTGCCCTGGAAGTAAAATGGATCATAGCAGGTTGTGTTCTCCTAATGATGTTATGTATGCCGCTTTAATTCAAGGTTTATGTAAATATGGGCACGTATTTAAGGCCAGTAAGTTTTTTGCAGAAATGAGAGGTAGTGGTTTCAAACCAGACATGGGGCTTTATGTTATCATGTTGGAGGCACATTTTCGATCCAAGCACATGATTGATGTAATGATGTTGCATGCAGACATGCTGAAGATGGGTGTTATGAGAAATAGTTCTATATATCGTGTATTGTCTAGGGGCTATAAAGAGAATGGAGATCTTAAACCAGCTCAAATGTGTTTTGAACATTTAATGGATTATGACATTCagtatcatgaatcatga
- the LOC123917476 gene encoding SNAP25 homologous protein SNAP33-like gives MFGSKKTSPVKDAKPRSKHNNPFDSDEDKKDNKKYNSSKKTSSEYNLVQGETNTNPFDDVDTRGHSSSSSYAPSYGNRHMYKNDFRESGGLESQSVEDLENYAVYKAEETTKSVNNCRKIAEEMREEASNTLVMLHHQGEQITRSHDIAAGIDHDLSRGEKLLGSLGGIFSKTWKPKKTGAIKGPTIFGDDPVRISANHLEQREKLGLNSAPKGQSKPRKTLSEPTNAFERVEVEKSKQDDALSDISDLLGELKGMAINMGTEIERQTKAIDGFEKDTEKLNIRMNGANQRTLHLLRK, from the exons atgttTGGTTCAAAGAAAACATCTCCTGTGAAAGATGCTAAACCTAGGTCTAAGCATAATAACCCCTTTGATTCTGATGAAGACAAAAAGGATAACAAAAAGTATAATTCTTCGAAGAAGACGTCTTCGGAATATAACTTAGTTCAGGGAGAAACTAATACCAATCCCTTTGATGATGTTGATACTCGTGGTCACTCTTCATCGTCTTCTTATGCTCCGTCGTACGGCAATCGACACATGTATAAGAATGATTTCCGTGAATCTGGAGGATTAGAGAGTCAATCAGTGGAGGATTTGGAGAACTATGCTGTTTATAAGGCTGAGGAGACTACAAAATCGGTAAACAATTGTCGGAAGATAGCAGAGGAAATGCGAGAGGAAGCCAGCAATACTTTGGTTATGCTGCATCATCAGGGCGAGCAGATTACAAGGAGTCATGATATTGCTGCTGGCATTGACCATGATTTAAGCAGG GGAGAAAAACTTTTGGGAAGTCTTGGTGGAATATTCTCCAAAACATGGAAACCAAAGAAGACAGGCGCAATAAAAGGCCCTACAATATTTGGAG ATGATCCAGTCCGAATAAGCGCCAACCACTTGGAGCAACGAGAGAAGCTAGGATTGAATTCTGCCCCTAAAGGACAGTCAAAGCCAAGGAAAACACTTTCTGAGCCAACAAATGCATTTGAAAGAGTCGAG GTTGAGAAATCAAAACAAGATGATGCACTGTCAGATATAAGTGATCTTTTGGGAGAACTTAAGGGCATGGCTATTAACATGGGAACTGAAATTGAGAG GCAAACCAAAGCTATAGATGGATTTGAAAAAGATACCGAGAAGTTGAATATCCGTATGAATGGCGCCAATCAACGTACTCTTCATTTACTTAGGAAATAG
- the LOC123917466 gene encoding disease resistance protein RPM1-like, translated as MAETAVLFALGEVFQFLKEETNLLRGVHRDFSDIKDELESIQVFLKDADRRAADEADTNDGIRTWVNHLREASFRIEDVIDEYLRMRHGVKPTGCVASAFKIASLIKTLIPCHRIVYEIQDIKMSIRGIKERSERYNFQISHEPGFSNRSSSTRETENGRWRDPRLSSLFIEETEIVGIEGPKEDLSGWLLDGSAERTTISVVGMGGLGKTTLAKLVFDSQKVSAHFDCRACVTVSQSYTVRGLLINMMDQFFRGTDDPLPQMLHKMDDKSLIIEVRQYLQHKRFLILFDDVWQEDFSDQIEFSMPNNNKGSRIIVTTRMMHVAEFFKKSFLVHVHKLQLLPPNKAWELFCKKAFRFELGGHCPPDLEAESKEIVQKCKQLPLAIVAIGGLLSTKSKTMIEWQKVSQNLSLELGRNAHLTSLTKILSLSYDGLPYYLKPCILYFGLYPEDCVINHRRLTRQWIAEGFVKLEERRTPEQVAEEYLSELIQRSLVQVSNVGFEGKVQTCQVHDLLREVMIRKIKDLSFCHCVREGSESIMVGKTRRLSIATNPYNVLKRAKNSQFRAIHVFEKDGSLENFICMLCSRSRILKVLDIQGTSLNHIPKNLGNLFHLRYINLRNTKVKTLPKSVGELQNLETLDLRETLVHEIPSEINKLRKLRHLLAFHRNYEERYSALGCTTGVLVEKGIQNLTSLQNIYYVEVDHGGVDLIEEMKMLKQLRKLGLKHVRREHGNAISAAVVEMQHLESLNITAMVEDEIIDLNFVSIPPKLQRLHLQARLEKLPDWIPKFESLVQIMLALSKLKDDPMQSLKNLPNLLKLSLWQNAYDGEILHFENGGFQKLKELILSHLNGVNSILIEKGALLSLEKLKMEKIPQLKEVPSGIKPMDKLKVIDLVDMPDEFVKSIDPDKGHNHWIIKHVPIVFSRQWLGPKFYDYEIHTINSSSKVS; from the coding sequence ATGGCAGAAACTGCAGTATTGTTTGCCCTGGGGGAAGTGTTCCAATTCctaaaagaagaaacaaatcTTCTGAGAGGTGTACACAGAGATTTTTCAGACATCAAAGATGAACTTGAGAGCATTCAAGTCTTCCTCAAAGATGCAGACAGAAGGGCTGCAGATGAAGCAGACACCAACGATGGAATAAGAACTTGGGTGAATCATCTGAGAGAAGCATCATTTCGCATTGAAGATGTCATTGATGAATACCTTCGGATGAGGCATGGCGTCAAACCTACTGGATGTGTAGCTTCAGCCTTTAAGATTGCAAGCCTAATCAAAACTTTGATTCCCTGTCATCGGATAGTATATGAGATTCAGGATATTAAGATGTCAATTCGTGGAATCAAGGAAAGAAGTGAAAGGTATAACTTTCAAATTTCACATGAACCAGGATTCTCAAACCGCAGCAGCAGCACGAGAGAGACAGAAAATGGAAGATGGCGTGATCCTCGACTGTCTTCCCTTTTCATTGAAGAAACAGAAATTGTAGGAATTGAAGGTCCAAAAGAAGATTTGTCCGGTTGGTTATTAGATGGTTCAGCTGAGCGCACAACAATATCAGTGGTAGGAATGGGGGGTCTAGGTAAAACAACTCTTGCCAAGCTAGTTTTTGACAGCCAAAAGGTATCAGCACACTTTGATTGTCGTGCTTGCGTCACAGTTTCTCAATCATACACTGTGAGAGGTTTGTTAATAAACATGATGGACCAATTTTTTCGGGGAACTGATGACCCTCTTCCACAGATGTTACACAAAATGGATGACAAGTCGCTGATTATAGAAGTGAGGCAATACTTGCAACATAAGAGGTTTTTGATATTATTTGATGATGTATGGCAAGAAGATTTTTCCGATCAAATTGAATTTTCCATGCCTAACAACAATAAAGGTAGCAGGATCATAGTCACCACTAGAATGATGCATGTTGCAGAGTTTTTCAAGAAATCCTTTCTAGTCCATGTTCACAAATTGCAACTTTTGCCTCCAAATAAAGCATGGGAGCTCTTCTGCAAGAAAGCATTTAGATTTGAACTTGGTGGGCATTGTCCACCAGACCTTGAGGCTGAGTCAAAAGAAATTGTTCAGAAATGCAAGCAGCTACCTTTGGCAATTGTAGCCATTGGTGGTCTACTTTcaacaaaatctaaaacaatgATTGAATGGCAAAAGGTGAGTCAAAATCTGAGCCTAGAATTAGGACGTAATGCTCATTTAACGAGTCTAACAAAGATTTTGTCGCTTAGTTATGATGGCCTGCCTTACTACTTGAAACCATGCATTTTGTATTTTGGTTTATATCCAGAGGACTGTGTTATTAATCATAGGAGATTAACTCGACAATGGATAGCTGAAGGGTTTGTTAAATTGGAGGAGAGAAGAACTCCAGAGCAAGTTGCAGAGGAGTACTTGTCTGAATTGATTCAGAGAAGTCTGGTTCAAGTCTCAAATGTTGGCTTTGAAGGAAAAGTTCAAACATGTCAAGTACATGATTTACTGCGGGAAGTGATGattagaaaaattaaagatttaagTTTCTGTCATTGTGTGCGCGAAGGTAGTGAATCAATCATGGTTGGGAAAACTAGACGCCTATCTATAGCCACTAATCCCTACAATGTGTTGAAGCGTGCTAAGAATTCACAGTTTCGTGCTATTCATGTTTTTGAAAAAGATGGATCATTGGAGAATTTCATCTGTATGTTGTGTTCCCGGTCTAGGATTTTGAAGGTACTTGACATTCAAGGTACATCATTGAATCATATCCCTAAAAATTTGGGGAATCTTTTTCACTTGAGGTACATCAACCTAAGGAATACAAAAGTAAAGACTCTTCCTAAATCTGTTGGTGAGCTACAGAATTTAGAGACACTGGATTTAAGAGAAACACTTGTGCATGAGATACCAAGTGAAATAAACAAGCTGAGAAAGTTACGACATCTACTTGCTTTCCACCGTAACTATGAAGAAAGATATTCTGCTTTGGGCTGTACAACTGGTGTGCTGGTGGAAAAAGGTATTCAAAATTTGACTTCCctacaaaatatttattatgtCGAGGTAGATCACGGGGGAGTAGATCTCATTGAAGAGATGAAAATGTTAAAGCAATTAAGGAAATTAGGTTTAAAGCATGTAAGAAGAGAACATGGGAATGCCATCAGTGCTGCAGTAGTGGAGATGCAACACCTTGAATCACTAAATATCACTGCAATGGTAGAGGATGAAATTATTGACTTAAACTTTGTGTCAATCCCACCAAAACTTCAGCGTCTTCATTTGCAAGCTAGACTAGAGAAGTTGCCCGATTGGATTCCAAAATTTGAGAGTCTTGTTCAGATAATGCTGGCTTTATCCAAGCTGAAAGATGATCCAATGCAATCACTGAAAAACTTGCCAAATCTGTTGAAGCTCTCTTTGTGGCAGAATGCCTATGATGGTGAAATTTTGCATTTTGAAAATGGAGGATTTCAAAAATTGAAAGAACTGATTCTCAGTCACTTGAATGGAGTAAATTCTATCCTTATAGAGAAAGGAGCTTTGCTCTCTCTTGAAAAGCTTAAAATGGAAAAGATCCCCCAACTGAAGGAGGTACCCTCAGGCATCAAACCCATGGATAAGCTCAAAGTCATTGACCTAGTTGATATGCCAGATGAATTTGTTAAGAGCATTGATCCAGACAAAGGACACAACCACTGGATTATCAAGCATGTTCCAATTGTATTCAGTCGTCAATGGCTTGGCCCAAAATTCTATGATTATGAGATTCACACTATTAATTCATCCTCCAAGGTGTCCTGA
- the LOC123917474 gene encoding zinc finger protein 346-like isoform X2: MYPQQQYQVPPFNLQQQQQQQPYYSSSLYPPGTDPVANSTSFSAPASVYASQTTDYPNWIGPQSEHIVYDPAVGSSYEASAASASLPPAYATWSYPIYGNDTTTVLPNQTKVSKALRCEVCKIDLNSKDSYEKHIAGKKHKKNLQVRLLSNNGIGPSSAEFKRSSIGPLQKAAKKIKVAQSAWCEVCKITCNSMDIYITHLAGKKHLKNLEKLSNPKTDAGIGATTTSTAANTLIGPQEKPDTDKPNKAPELDIETKKRKVVEGGAAVNHIKMCTLCNVVCNSQIVFDSHLVGQKHAAMAKKAGSSTG; this comes from the exons ATGTACCCTCAACAACAGTACCAAGTTCCACCTTTCAATttacagcaacaacaacaacaacaaccctaTTATTCATCATCACTTTATCCTCCTGGTACTGACCCAGTTGCAAATTCAACATCTTTTTCTGCTCCTGCTTCTGTTTATGCGTCACAAACAACAGATTATCCCAATTGGATCGGTCCACAATCTGAACATATCGTATATGATCCT GCTGTTGGTTCATCGTACGAGGCTTCAGCAGCGTCTGCAAGTTTGCCTCCTGCATATGCTACATGGTCATATCCAATTTATGGCAATGATACTACAACAGTGTTGCCTAACCAAACCAAAGTCTCCAAAGCTTTGAGATGTGAAGTGTGTAAAATTGATCTCAATAGCAAAGATTCTTATGAAAAGCACATAGCTGGAAAGAAACACAAGAAGAATTTACAG GTTCGCTTGTTGTCTAATAATGGCATTGGTCCATCCAGTGCTGAATTCAAACGTAGCAGTATTGGCCCATTGCAAAAAGCTGCTAAGAAAATCAAGGTTGCTCAATCTGCATGGTGTGAAGTTTGCAAGATTACTTGTAACAGTATGGATATTTACATTACACACTTAGCCGGCAAGAAACATTTGAAGAACTTGGAGAAACTGTCAAATCCAAAAACCGATGCCGGCATCGGTGCCACTACCACCTCCACTGCAGCAAATACTTTAATCGGACCACAGGAAAAGCCAGATACCGATAAACCAAATAAGGCACCAGAACTTGATATCGAGACAAAGAAACGTAAAGTTGTGGAAGGAGGAGCTGCAgttaatcatattaaaatgtgCACTTTATGCAATGTAGTGTGTAATAGCCAGATAGTGTTCGATTCTCACCTTGTTGGCCAAAAACATGCTGCTATGGCAAAGAAGGCAGGATCAAGCACTGGTTGA
- the LOC123917474 gene encoding zinc finger protein 346-like isoform X1, giving the protein MYPQQQYQVPPFNLQQQQQQQPYYSSSLYPPGTDPVANSTSFSAPASVYASQTTDYPNWIGPQSEHIVYDPAVGSSYEASAASASLPPAYATWSYPIYGNDTTTVLPNQTKVSKALRCEVCKIDLNSKDSYEKHIAGKKHKKNLQVQTNPTIASHVNVQCDTSSTQGQSLIGPVAKKLEPKKKVVPSGGTPADSAKVCSTCNVLCTSQDTYNKHIAGKKHANQVRLLSNNGIGPSSAEFKRSSIGPLQKAAKKIKVAQSAWCEVCKITCNSMDIYITHLAGKKHLKNLEKLSNPKTDAGIGATTTSTAANTLIGPQEKPDTDKPNKAPELDIETKKRKVVEGGAAVNHIKMCTLCNVVCNSQIVFDSHLVGQKHAAMAKKAGSSTG; this is encoded by the exons ATGTACCCTCAACAACAGTACCAAGTTCCACCTTTCAATttacagcaacaacaacaacaacaaccctaTTATTCATCATCACTTTATCCTCCTGGTACTGACCCAGTTGCAAATTCAACATCTTTTTCTGCTCCTGCTTCTGTTTATGCGTCACAAACAACAGATTATCCCAATTGGATCGGTCCACAATCTGAACATATCGTATATGATCCT GCTGTTGGTTCATCGTACGAGGCTTCAGCAGCGTCTGCAAGTTTGCCTCCTGCATATGCTACATGGTCATATCCAATTTATGGCAATGATACTACAACAGTGTTGCCTAACCAAACCAAAGTCTCCAAAGCTTTGAGATGTGAAGTGTGTAAAATTGATCTCAATAGCAAAGATTCTTATGAAAAGCACATAGCTGGAAAGAAACACAAGAAGAATTTACAGGTACAGACTAATCCTACTATTGCATCTCATGTGAATGTCCAATGTGACACAAGTAGTACACAAGGACAATCGTTAATTGGTCCTGTAGCCAAGAAATTAGAGCCTAAGAAAAAGGTGGTACCTAGTGGTGGTACACCTGCTGATTCTGCAAAGGTTTGCTCAACGTGCAATGTCCTGTGCACTAGTCAAGACACGTATAACAAACATATTGCTGGGAAAAAACATGCTAATCAG GTTCGCTTGTTGTCTAATAATGGCATTGGTCCATCCAGTGCTGAATTCAAACGTAGCAGTATTGGCCCATTGCAAAAAGCTGCTAAGAAAATCAAGGTTGCTCAATCTGCATGGTGTGAAGTTTGCAAGATTACTTGTAACAGTATGGATATTTACATTACACACTTAGCCGGCAAGAAACATTTGAAGAACTTGGAGAAACTGTCAAATCCAAAAACCGATGCCGGCATCGGTGCCACTACCACCTCCACTGCAGCAAATACTTTAATCGGACCACAGGAAAAGCCAGATACCGATAAACCAAATAAGGCACCAGAACTTGATATCGAGACAAAGAAACGTAAAGTTGTGGAAGGAGGAGCTGCAgttaatcatattaaaatgtgCACTTTATGCAATGTAGTGTGTAATAGCCAGATAGTGTTCGATTCTCACCTTGTTGGCCAAAAACATGCTGCTATGGCAAAGAAGGCAGGATCAAGCACTGGTTGA
- the LOC123917472 gene encoding uncharacterized protein LOC123917472 — protein MEEDQEVIKHVCKICRKSFSCGRSLGGHMRSHDKDHDHDDDGDNDEFVVDAAATTMKKEQGCSEGYYGLRENPKKTWRVLNDSTIDEDSTFDVALDKLCKECGKGFQSMKALFGHMKCHSEKERGSSNKKKNHSFEFDDEHEQEQEESNATVLPNRKRRSKRRLRTRYINSGNNTSSSVVNFVANSLVSSSVSDEEKEQEVAMTLIMLSRDVRPWCGINFIAEFSDNNNDDNNSLELEAPLTHLVSKIEEKKRVISNGSEIVKVTKKANKLDFGKSLEIFADESEGNDGLKMKKAKKTRVSVIDNGKDDDKKEKMEIEVDSDSAFEVNIRSKSGTSNPTKYTSLKEKFFDSETKVKLISEGESNKRKCNKRGKFECATCNRIFQSYQALGGHRASHKRSKGCSASRIDQSSENENIAELEVEVDVKINVNAEGRSLASERVVLEEQVPEIRNFLDLNLPAAASIDEERGNGSSHSEIYKSWWLVGGSSLNQDAMAVGLLSN, from the coding sequence ATGGAAGAAGATCAAGAAGTGATTAAACACGTTTGCAAAATCTGCAGAAAGAGCTTTTCTTGTGGTAGATCATTAGGTGGTCACATGAGGTCACATGATAAGGATCatgatcatgatgatgatggtgataatGATGAGTTTGTTGTTGATGCTGCTGCAACAACAATGAAGAAAGAACAAGGTTGTTCTGAAGGGTATTATGGTCTTAGAGAAAATCCAAAGAAAACTTGGAGAGTACTCAATGATTCAACTATTGATGAAGATTCAACTTTTGATGTTGCTTTGGATAAACTGTGCAAGGAATGTGGTAAAGGTTTTCAATCTATGAAAGCTTTGTTTGGTCACATGAAGTGTCATTCGGAGAAAGAACGGGGTTCGagtaataagaagaagaatcatagttttgaatttgatgatgaacatgaacaagaacaagaagaatCTAATGCAACTGTTCTTCCAAATAGAAAGAGAAGATCCAAAAGAAGATTAAGAACAAGGTACATCAATAGTGGTAACAACACTTCTTCTTCTGTTGTGAATTTTGTTGCAAATTCTTTAGTTTCAAGTTCTGTTTCCGACgaagaaaaagaacaagaagTTGCTATGACTTTGATTATGCTTAGTAGAGATGTTAGACCTTGGTGTGGTATCAATTTTATTGCTGAATTTTctgataataataatgatgataacAACTCTTTGGAATTAGAAGCTCCATTAACTCATTTAGTTTCTAagattgaagagaaaaaaagggTTATCTCAAATGGTTCTGAAATTGTTAAAGTGACTAAAAAGGCAAATAAGTTGGATTTTGGTAAAAGTTTGGAAATTTTTGCTGATGAGAGTGAAGGAAATGAtggattgaagatgaagaaagcTAAGAAAACTAGAGTTTCTGTTATTGACAATGGAAAGGATGATGATAAGAAGGAAAAGATGGAGATTGAGGTTGATTCTGATTCAGCATTTGAGGTCAATATAAGATCAAAATCAGGTACTAGTAATCCTACAAAGTACACTTCATTGAAGGAAAAGTTTTTTGATTCTGAAACCAAGGTTAAACTTATATCAGAAGGTGaatcaaacaagagaaaatgTAATAAGAGAGGAAAATTTGAGTGTGCTACTTGCAATAGAATTTTTCAATCTTATCAAGCTCTTGGAGGTCATAGAGCTAGTCATAAGAGATCAAAAGGGTGTTCTGCTTCAAGAATTGATCAAAGTAGTGAAAATGAAAACATTGCTGAATTGGAAGTTGAAGTAGATGTGAAGATCAATGTTAATGCTGAGGGAAGAAGCTTAGCAAGTGAAAGAGTTGTGCTTGAGGAACAAGTTCCTGAAATAAGGAACTTCCTTGATCTTAATCTTCCTGCTGCTGCAAGTATTGATGAAGAAAGAGGCAATGGCAGCAGCCATTCTGAGATTTACAAATCATGGTGGTTAGTAGGAGGCAGCAGTCTCAATCAAGATGCAATGGCAGTAGGCCTACTATCAAACTAG